acacgttacaactaccaccttgatatgttacaacgcgttaaaagataaaaaaaaacattttcttcactgacaatgcgttacaacaagttacaatacgttacaacacgttacaactaccaccttgatatgttacaacgcgttaaaagataaaaaaaaacattttcttcactgacaatgcgttacaagttacaatacgttacaacacgttacaactaccaccttgatatgttacaacgcgttaaaagatgaaaaaaaacatttttttcactgacaatgcgttacaacaagttacaatacgttacaacacgttacaactaccaccttgatatgttacaacgcgttaaaagatgaaaaaaaacatttttttcactgacaatgcgttacaacaagttacaatacgttacaacacgttacaactaccaccttgatatgttacaacgcgttaaaagataaaaaaaaaacattttcttcactgacaatgcgttacaacaagttacaatacgttacaacacgttacaactaccaccttgatatgttacaacgcgttaaaagataaaaaaaaacatttttttcactgaaaatgcgttacaacaagttacaatacgttacaacacgttacaactaccaccttgatatgttacaacgcgttaaaagaaaaaaaacacattttcttaacgcgttaaaagaaaagtaaaaacaattacCTTCTATAAATGGCTTTGGTTCGGGATTTTTTCCCTCACGATGAAAGTACCGTACGAATGCTCGGGGAGATCCCTTTAAATTTGGCTTGACATCGAAACATTTTTTGGCGATGTTATAACAAACTCCATTTGGCAAGCATTCAATGTAATTGTAATCCAGAGTTATTTGATCAATTATTTGACACTCGCCGTCCGACAGCAAAAATACCAACTCTCGTAAATTTGGCGTAATTTCGTTGGCGATTGCTTTGTTTTTCAACGAGCGATAGAGATAGCTTTTCACCGAACAACAGTAAACGTATGTGTATCTGCTTTCtcctatttttttgtatacacctCCATTGCACAGTCCAAAGCTATTCCTCTCCATCATCCTTCGAACTATATCCACGGATTGACAAAGTTTGTTAGTTGGCTTAACGGGAATAGTTACTTCTGTGCCTATGCGTGTAACAatgtaaaaacatgttttaacttcTACAAAAAACTTGTCTTATTATTGGAGAAGTAAGTAAATTTGTTCGTGGCAACTTACCTTCCGATTTATCAATTACTTTTAAATCAAGCGATGTAAATCTGATTTCGGATAAACCACGAATTACATCTTGATATACctctttatcaatattttttgttagaatTAACTGACAGGGTTTCATCGAGTACTGTTCGCTTTCCATTACAGCAACGTGGTCAAGTTGAACACCTTCATCTCTAGCTGCACTCCTAATCATTGTGCGATGGGATATCTCAACTATCCGTTTTGCTTCTTCCCTATTGTGGTCTTTCAAGACTTGGTATAACGATCCTGAGAATGCTTGCAATGCACTGGTTTTGCCTACAAATATCAAATGTGGCGTAAAATATTCGAAAAACATTGACAGTATTTCAAGTACTAAAAGGTTCAAGTATTTACCTCTTGTCTGTATAGCATTGCACGTTGTTAAATTCAACCCGGCTTGCATAAAAGACTTCgacaaatttgtttcaaattgactTAAGGTACAGTTTGGCAAGTCGCACGCGATCCAGAAAGAAatgccaggaaatgtttcagGCGCATTTGCGCCGTTTCTGTTATCACCTTCACTGCTAGAGTCGGCTCCTTCTTCTTCCTCCCCTTCATTCCTCATCGACTTTCTCTTACGAGGTCTGGCCATATAggtaatacaagaaaaaaaacaggataCTTGTTCGTTGCTAAGCAATATGTTCTCCATCTGCATTCTCTTGCCCCAAATGACCTCGCGGGCATCAACATCACTTCCCCACATCGCACGAACGGCTACTACCTGATATTTTCTTATTACCGGTTGGACGATGCATGCCTTCAGGGCGCGTTTCAAAACTTCACTTCGCAGTTGCCTGTTAGCCATGTTCTGCTAAGTAATACAAACGAATGCTGTAGCGGAACAAAAATAATCTCCTAtggttatatattattattattattattattattattattattattattattattattattattattattattattattattattattattattattattatatttacacTGGATAAAAACACTTCAACTAATAATCTTTCCCTAAATAAgtgaaaatctttttcaaaatgatGAAAATCTCTTTCAAAATGGTaaccatatttttcaaaaaatagaaaatctcttccaaaaaagaaaaaaaactttttaaaatggtaAAATATCTCTCGACTACAAAAACACAGCCAAAGGTTATGGCCGCAAGGCGTAAAAAAGGCTTGGTAACGAGATACAAGACCTCATCTCTCTAATGTTCAGAAAATGTCAATATTCAAATAAGTAGTTGTggagacaaaagaaaaaaacgctaTAAAATTTTTTGACGAAAAGTTAAAGTAAAAGTCTTAAGATGATGGATGACCTATAGAAAGGCAATTACAATAATATGGCGTCAAGGTTTCTATCCCAAAATATTACGTAAAGCTAACTTAAAAATGCTTAgttataaaacttttaaaactctTCTTTTGTTTTCGTAAGTACGGTACTGGTGTGGGTTGTGCCGCATTGTTTAGACATTCGAGCGGTGCAAAGGTGTAAGTTAACTCGTAATtctgcttttttatattttgataatGGTTGGTTAACTAGGTGGGCTAAGCTAAGAAAATATGTCTTCCTATTTTGACTAATTATCATGTAGCAACACCAATAAGGGGGATGATCTACCTTTTTGGTTTATTCATATacacatatatattttcttctgTATTTAGGTAAAACTAGTACAGCATTGTCTTATATATTCAGGAGTTTATATCCtgcttttatttctatttttgctTCTTTTATTAGCCGCCTGAAGTTTTTAAACCAGAAAACGTATTCGTCCTGAATGATTTGCAGCAATGCTTCCAAGTTCAAGAATGgctaaaaaattcttttaaaacagGTTGATTATATTTAGTTCGTGTGTTTAACATGAAATCATGAAGTTTACAA
The genomic region above belongs to Hydractinia symbiolongicarpus strain clone_291-10 chromosome 4, HSymV2.1, whole genome shotgun sequence and contains:
- the LOC130641118 gene encoding uncharacterized protein LOC130641118, which codes for MANRQLRSEVLKRALKACIVQPVIRKYQVVAVRAMWGSDVDAREVIWGKRMQMENILLSNEQVSCFFSCITYMARPRKRKSMRNEGEEEEGADSSSEGDNRNGANAPETFPGISFWIACDLPNCTLSQFETNLSKSFMQAGLNLTTCNAIQTRGKYLNLLVLEILSMFFEYFTPHLIFVGKTSALQAFSGSLYQVLKDHNREEAKRIVEISHRTMIRSAARDEGVQLDHVAVMESEQYSMKPCQLILTKNIDKEVYQDVIRGLSEIRFTSLDLKVIDKSEGTEVTIPVKPTNKLCQSVDIVRRMMERNSFGLCNGGVYKKIGESRYTYVYCCSVKSYLYRSLKNKAIANEITPNLRELVFLLSDGECQIIDQITLDYNYIECLPNGVCYNIAKKCFDVKPNLKGSPRAFVRYFHREGKNPEPKPFIEGNCFYFSFNALRKCVFFLLTRCNISRW